Proteins from a genomic interval of Cucumis melo cultivar AY chromosome 7, USDA_Cmelo_AY_1.0, whole genome shotgun sequence:
- the LOC103501850 gene encoding protein SRG1 isoform X2 — translation MAEEKNNDTLRFGSSILVPSVQELAKHPITEIPHRYIRPDLPHHSPISSDASQIPVIDMSNLRSHDTMDSELSRLHSACKNWGFFQLVKHGVSESLMERMKMETQKLFELPIEEKKKLWQRAGDVEGFGQAFVRSEEQKLDWCDMFFMATLPLHFRNPRLLQNLPLSLRETLEEYSAAVKDVATEIFDGVEKALGIKEGELSELFKNGNQSMRMNYYPPCPEPEKVIGLAPHSDSVGLTILLQINKVEGLKIKKEGNWINVMPLPNAFIVNIGDILEMVTNGEYKSIEHCATVNSKSERLSIATFNSPSLEKEIRPTPSLVTPHSPPLFRTVTHQEYVRGLFSRTIDGKSYLEAMRIHPHST, via the exons ATGGCGGAGGAGAAGAACAACGACACATTAAGGTTCGGAAGTTCCATTCTAGTACCTTCCGTTCAAGAGTTAGCCAAACACCCCATCACCGAAATTCCACATCGATACATCCGCCCCGATCTCCCCCACCACTCCCCCATCTCCTCCGACGCTTCCCAAATCCCCGTCATCGACATGTCCAACTTGCGCTCCCATGATACAATGGATTCCGAGTTGTCTCGCCTTCACTCCGCCTGCAAAAATTGGGGATTCTTTCAG TTGGTGAAGCACGGAGTGAGCGAATCGTTGATGGAGAGAATGAAGATGGAAACTCAGAAATTGTTCGAACTTCCgattgaagagaagaaaaagctATGGCAAAGAGCGGGAGATGTAGAGGGATTTGGACAAGCTTTCGTTAGAAGTGAAGAACAGAAATTGGATTGGTGTGATATGTTCTTCATGGCTACATTGCCTTTACATTTCAGGAATCCCCGATTGTTACAAAATCTCCCTCTCTCTTTGAG AGAGACATTGGAGGAGTACTCGGCGGCGGTGAAGGATGTGGCGACGGAGATATTTGACGGTGTTGAGAAAGCGTTGGGGATAAAAGAGGGAGAGTTGAGTGAATTGTTCAAGAACGGTAATCAATCGATGAGAATGAACTATTACCCACCCTGCCCGGAGCCGGAGAAGGTGATCGGGCTGGCGCCTCATTCCGACTCCGTTGGCCTCACGATTCTGCTCCAAATCAACAAAGTTGAAGGTCTAAAGATTAAGAAAGAGGGGAATTGGATTAACGTTATGCCTCTCCCAAATGCCTTCATCGTTAACATTGGCGACATCTTGGAG ATGGTAACAAATGGGGAATACAAAAGCATAGAGCATTGTGCAACAGTGAACTCAAAGAGTGAAAGGTTGTCCATAGCAACTTTCAACTCTCCAAGTTTGGAGAAAGAAATAAGGCCAACACCATCCCTTGTTACGCCTCATTCTCCTCCTTTATTTAGAACTGTGACACATCAAGAGTATGTGAGGGGCCTTTTCTCTCGAACAATTGACGGAAAATCTTATCTCGAAGCAATGCGAATTCACCCTCATTCAACCTAA